The Linepithema humile isolate Giens D197 chromosome 2, Lhum_UNIL_v1.0, whole genome shotgun sequence genome has a segment encoding these proteins:
- the E23 gene encoding uncharacterized protein E23 isoform X1, producing the protein MIISKDLFLLGDQDYLRLPVNEKRQQRAMGRPIINAPRVESSALQLVCPLDSRPVQLIFRGLQVVKEKRALLRDVSGVVKPGELLAVMGPSGCGKTTLLNCLSGRVGLDGGEIWLNRERLTKRWRRRICYVQQQDVFFPDLTLRQTLEYQARLRLPDTLSHSQKMQCVDHIIEVLDLAACQDTIIGDYTKRGLSGGEKKRTSIACELLTNPSLMLLDEPTSGLDSHSAQALISRLKKYAEQEGKSIVVTVHQPSSRMFHSFSKLLLLSRGQVAYYGSTANIGRFFSTIGLNLLPHYNPADFILEQIKGPEEVRERIIAAARAARQGPDCPPELRPEYNPSQHPLCDHLIHYHEHHISHNVKEDEGRTLWLDTQSHASSSASSADDDYSWQWPTSFWSQFKVLSERNFQEARPRMLSRLNWLQTVALGLLVGLLWLGLPRTEAALHDIQGWMFFSTTYWMLFAHFGALSSFPPEREVINKERLSGSYRLSAYYLAKMVGELPLTITLPAVYHIISYPMLGFHNLAVFVTLLAFLLLNTVVAQSVGFFVGACCLDLQVSITASALYTLATQLLGGYLATSVPPWLAWARYASMVHYAYQNMQILEFGVGQPITCSQPSKFAECRNSTTIPVSAILESQGSRGSGLPLWANTAVLLAFLIVFRTLGYLVLRYYRVPK; encoded by the exons AGTGGAAAGCTCAGCGCTGCAGTTGGTGTGCCCGCTGGATTCTCGTCCGGTGCAGCTAATCTTCCGGGGATTGCAGGTGGTCAAGGAGAAGCGAGCACTCCTTCGAGATGTTTCGGGAGTCGTCAAGCCAGGCGAATTATTGGCCGTTATGGGCCCTTCAG GCTGTGGTAAAACAACACTGCTGAACTGTTTGTCCGGCCGTGTTGGCTTGGACGGCGGTGAGATCTGGCTGAATCGCGAGAGGCTCACCAAACGGTGGCGCAGAAGAATCTGCTACGTACAACAACAAGATGTTTTTTTTCCCGATCTCACTTTACGGCAGACGCTCGAG TACCAGGCGAGGCTGAGGCTCCCGGACACGCTCTCACACTCCCAGAAGATGCAGTGCGTGGACCATATCATCGAGGTCCTCGACCTCGCGGCCTGCCAAGACACCA TTATTGGAGATTATACGAAACGAGGACTTTCTGGTGGTGAAAAGAAGAGGACGAGTATAGCTTGTGAATTACTCACGAATCCATCATTAATGCTACTTGAC GAACCCACGAGCGGACTCGACTCGCACTCGGCGCAAGCATTGATCTCGCGGTTAAAGAAATACGCCGAGCAGGAGGGTAAGAGCATCGTGGTGACGGTGCACCAACCTAGTTCCAGGATGTTCCACAGTTTCAGTAAGCTTCTCTTGCTGAGTCGCGGTCAGGTGGCGTACTACGGTTCGACGGCGAATATCGGCAGATTCTTCTCTACGATAGGGCTTAACTTGCTGCCGCATTACAACCCTGCAGACTTCATCC TGGAACAAATAAAGGGGCCGGAGGAGGTTCGAGAGCGCATCATTGCCGCGGCGAGAGCTGCAAGACAGGGACCTGACTGCCCACCGGAACTTCGTCCGGAGTATAATCCCAGCCAACATCCGCTCTGCGACCATCTCATCCATTATCACGAGCACCACATCAGCCACAACG TAAAAGAAGATGAAGGCCGTACGCTATGGTTGGACACACAAAGCCACGCCAGCAGCAGCGCGAGTTCTGCAGATGACGACTATTCCTGGCAGTGGCCCACCAGCTTTTGGTCGCAGTTCAAA gtATTATcagagagaaattttcaagaGGCACGACCGCGGATGTTGTCGCGTTTGAACTGGCTACAGACGGTAGCTCTTGGTCTGCTGGTCGGGCTTTTATGGCTGGGGCTTCCCAGAACTGAAGCAGCCCTTCACGATATCCAAGGGTGGATGTTCTTCAGCACCACGTACTGGATGctttttgcacatttcggaGCACTTTCTAGCT TTCCCCCGGAACGCGAGGTGATCAACAAGGAGCGCCTGTCAGGATCCTATCGGCTCTCGGCCTACTACCTGGCGAAGATGGTCGGCGAACTGCCGCTGACGATAACGCTGCCCGCAGTCTACCATATAATTAGTTACCCGATGTTGGGCTTCCACAATCTGGCGGTCTTCGTCACGCTGCTCGCGTTCTTGCTGCTCAACACCGTGGTCGCGCAG AGTGTCGGCTTCTTCGTGGGCGCTTGCTGCCTGGATCTGCAGGTGAGCATCACCGCGTCCGCGCTCTACACACTCGCGACGCAGCTTTTGGGTGGTTATCTGGCGACGTCGGTCCCACCATGGCTGGCGTGGGCTAGATACGCCAGTATGGTGCACTATGCCTATCAGAATATGCAGATTCTGGAATTCGGCGTCGGCCAACCGATCAC ATGCTCGCAGCCGAGTAAATTCGCCGAGTGCAGAAACAGCACGACGATACCCGTCTCCGCAATTCTGGAGAGCCAAGGGTCGAGGGGCTCCGGTCTACCATTGTGGGCGAATACGGCCGTGCTCCTGGCGTTCCTGATCGTTTTCCGGACCCTGGGCTATCTCGTCCTGCGTTATTACCGTGTACCAAAATGA
- the E23 gene encoding uncharacterized protein E23 isoform X2 gives MGPSGCGKTTLLNCLSGRVGLDGGEIWLNRERLTKRWRRRICYVQQQDVFFPDLTLRQTLEYQARLRLPDTLSHSQKMQCVDHIIEVLDLAACQDTIIGDYTKRGLSGGEKKRTSIACELLTNPSLMLLDEPTSGLDSHSAQALISRLKKYAEQEGKSIVVTVHQPSSRMFHSFSKLLLLSRGQVAYYGSTANIGRFFSTIGLNLLPHYNPADFILEQIKGPEEVRERIIAAARAARQGPDCPPELRPEYNPSQHPLCDHLIHYHEHHISHNVKEDEGRTLWLDTQSHASSSASSADDDYSWQWPTSFWSQFKVLSERNFQEARPRMLSRLNWLQTVALGLLVGLLWLGLPRTEAALHDIQGWMFFSTTYWMLFAHFGALSSFPPEREVINKERLSGSYRLSAYYLAKMVGELPLTITLPAVYHIISYPMLGFHNLAVFVTLLAFLLLNTVVAQSVGFFVGACCLDLQVSITASALYTLATQLLGGYLATSVPPWLAWARYASMVHYAYQNMQILEFGVGQPITCSQPSKFAECRNSTTIPVSAILESQGSRGSGLPLWANTAVLLAFLIVFRTLGYLVLRYYRVPK, from the exons ATGGGCCCTTCAG GCTGTGGTAAAACAACACTGCTGAACTGTTTGTCCGGCCGTGTTGGCTTGGACGGCGGTGAGATCTGGCTGAATCGCGAGAGGCTCACCAAACGGTGGCGCAGAAGAATCTGCTACGTACAACAACAAGATGTTTTTTTTCCCGATCTCACTTTACGGCAGACGCTCGAG TACCAGGCGAGGCTGAGGCTCCCGGACACGCTCTCACACTCCCAGAAGATGCAGTGCGTGGACCATATCATCGAGGTCCTCGACCTCGCGGCCTGCCAAGACACCA TTATTGGAGATTATACGAAACGAGGACTTTCTGGTGGTGAAAAGAAGAGGACGAGTATAGCTTGTGAATTACTCACGAATCCATCATTAATGCTACTTGAC GAACCCACGAGCGGACTCGACTCGCACTCGGCGCAAGCATTGATCTCGCGGTTAAAGAAATACGCCGAGCAGGAGGGTAAGAGCATCGTGGTGACGGTGCACCAACCTAGTTCCAGGATGTTCCACAGTTTCAGTAAGCTTCTCTTGCTGAGTCGCGGTCAGGTGGCGTACTACGGTTCGACGGCGAATATCGGCAGATTCTTCTCTACGATAGGGCTTAACTTGCTGCCGCATTACAACCCTGCAGACTTCATCC TGGAACAAATAAAGGGGCCGGAGGAGGTTCGAGAGCGCATCATTGCCGCGGCGAGAGCTGCAAGACAGGGACCTGACTGCCCACCGGAACTTCGTCCGGAGTATAATCCCAGCCAACATCCGCTCTGCGACCATCTCATCCATTATCACGAGCACCACATCAGCCACAACG TAAAAGAAGATGAAGGCCGTACGCTATGGTTGGACACACAAAGCCACGCCAGCAGCAGCGCGAGTTCTGCAGATGACGACTATTCCTGGCAGTGGCCCACCAGCTTTTGGTCGCAGTTCAAA gtATTATcagagagaaattttcaagaGGCACGACCGCGGATGTTGTCGCGTTTGAACTGGCTACAGACGGTAGCTCTTGGTCTGCTGGTCGGGCTTTTATGGCTGGGGCTTCCCAGAACTGAAGCAGCCCTTCACGATATCCAAGGGTGGATGTTCTTCAGCACCACGTACTGGATGctttttgcacatttcggaGCACTTTCTAGCT TTCCCCCGGAACGCGAGGTGATCAACAAGGAGCGCCTGTCAGGATCCTATCGGCTCTCGGCCTACTACCTGGCGAAGATGGTCGGCGAACTGCCGCTGACGATAACGCTGCCCGCAGTCTACCATATAATTAGTTACCCGATGTTGGGCTTCCACAATCTGGCGGTCTTCGTCACGCTGCTCGCGTTCTTGCTGCTCAACACCGTGGTCGCGCAG AGTGTCGGCTTCTTCGTGGGCGCTTGCTGCCTGGATCTGCAGGTGAGCATCACCGCGTCCGCGCTCTACACACTCGCGACGCAGCTTTTGGGTGGTTATCTGGCGACGTCGGTCCCACCATGGCTGGCGTGGGCTAGATACGCCAGTATGGTGCACTATGCCTATCAGAATATGCAGATTCTGGAATTCGGCGTCGGCCAACCGATCAC ATGCTCGCAGCCGAGTAAATTCGCCGAGTGCAGAAACAGCACGACGATACCCGTCTCCGCAATTCTGGAGAGCCAAGGGTCGAGGGGCTCCGGTCTACCATTGTGGGCGAATACGGCCGTGCTCCTGGCGTTCCTGATCGTTTTCCGGACCCTGGGCTATCTCGTCCTGCGTTATTACCGTGTACCAAAATGA